One Marasmius oreades isolate 03SP1 chromosome 2, whole genome shotgun sequence DNA segment encodes these proteins:
- a CDS encoding uncharacterized protein (BUSCO:EOG0926071Q): MARQVRSSTASDDSLKENRDVRRTSSQNGVKITNVKSGSSGKAKRTSTVQQDEEEDEEDEHNQTQEDGDGDAEGEEDGEGSPKGRKRTRLNTDGDSRPSMVAKDEPVVKTLPRDTDGYIPGQIVRIQLKNFLTYDYANFHCGPYLNMIIGPNGTGKSSIACAIALGLNWPPSILGRAENIFSFVKNDQDEGYIEIELKGPKGRPNLVVRRNLTSKSKANSFTLNGKPCTAKEISAQMAQLNVQISNLCTFLPQDKVSSFAMMNSQQLLKETQRAAGNRDLTLWHENLIRAGNEHRSMIQTIKDEEGRLQQMRERNEAIEKEVERYQERKRIEEHIEILDLFIPSVKYNELRDNFTIAKERQRKLFRKVAKLEARNAPVRNLLNSIKEKIRSHERDRTRGQAATQDKFKQMQRKWKENTTLEIEADKLNSQIEGLEVEEQRRANRIKQMESKLAEFEEDYRKEVKTENLEDLLAELKQVNNKRREVEDRIRELSPQQETIFTGQSLAKMTITGLQDRLKQLDSEDGRKLAHLRRWDSDCHDTVMWIRRNREKFKMDIIEPPYLSLTVKDQRYAAAVEACFGSLQLRTFVAQCREDYDLLNNSINEENSALGRKVRVATWFRDHDQIQLVPPPMTPEEMREMGFEGYAIDIVDCPEGLRTYLKAELQLHRVAISLSQSIDVEKAMDLVARPLPSWPGGANFITGSILHQVTRSRYGRHARSNATVNIAPARNLSAQAGESFDIEQKRKIESDIQEQQIKLKDLEEEHQKVAEQRRALDLEHTEQQREKAALDRRKDAIREERMRKEALRPKIDRLKVQLRNEKDKPTADAERKRVRREMAKIAKRRTSLANEHLNLARDVIAEQTAATRAGLENMQLEANKAVLEQLCQKKDEKHRKTLDEFHEADAEYTRIKAESKVALEIARDAHEQAKEEHKQLYKETEAKRAAYKAALKEAQRNGTEPPSDEGIDLRTVDDLEAALEEQHAQLELITKTNSGVVEQYEKRKRDIEQSEGILEKKNRDAQAVEKTINSTKSKWLPALQELVDNIGEKFSAAFERIGCAGEIRIREDDDYDRWAIDILVKFRDHEKLSILTGQRQSGGERSLTTILYLMSLTEEARTPFSLVDEINQGMDQRAERVVHNSMVEVTCKDTAGQYFLITPKLLPDLNYHERMKVLCVANGEWLPEETGMGNLKSLIEGYVHHKRGDTSKSH; the protein is encoded by the exons ATGGCGCGTCAAGTTCGCAGTTCGACCGCGTCCGACGATTCACTGAAGGAGAACCGTGATGTTCGTAGAACTTCCTCCCAGAATGGGGTGAAAATCACGAACGTGAAGAGTGGCTCGAGTGGCAAAGCCAAGCGGACCAGCACTGTACAgcaggatgaggaagaagatgaggaagatgaacacAATCAAACGCAGGAGGATGGTGACGGTGATGcggaaggtgaagaagatggtGAAGGCTCCCCTAAGGGTCGTAAGCGTACCAGGCTCAACACTGACGGTGACTCGAGGCCATCTATGGTCGCCAAAGATGAGCCTGTAGTGAAGACCTTACCGCGCGACACGGACGG ATATATTCCTGGACAAATCGTCCGTATTCAGTTAAAGAACTTTTTAACTTACGATTATGCGAACTTCCACTGCGGTCCCTATCTGAACATGATCATCGGGCCTAATGGGACGGGAAAGAGCAGCATTGCTTGTGCAATAGCTCTTGGATTGAACTGGCCTCCTTCT ATACTGGGTCGAGCCGAAAATATTTTCTCATTCGTGAAGAACGATCAGGATGAGGGTTATATCGAGATTGAATTGAAGGGGCCCAAAGGCAGACCCAATCTCGTCGTCCGGCGGAATTTGACCTCAAAATCGAAAGCCAATTCTTTCACGTTGAATGGTAAACCTTGCACAGCCAAGGAAATATCTGCACAAATGGCCCAACTGAATGTTCAAATCAGTAACCTATG TACTTTTCTTCCTCAAGACAAGGTCTCATCGTTTGCAATGATGAATTCTCAGCAGTTGTTGAAAGAAACTCAGAGGGCCGCAGGGAATCGTGATCTCACGCTATGGCACGAGAATCTGATTAGAGCTGGCAATGAGCACCGGTCGATGATACAG ACCATCAAAGATGAGGAAGGTCGTTTGCAACAGATGCGTGAACGAAATGAAGCGATCGAAAAAGAAGTCGAGCGTTACCAAGAACGTAAGCGGATAGAGGAACAT atcgaaattcttgatTTGTTCATACCGAGCGTTAAGTACAACGAACTTCGTGACAATTTCACCATCGCGAAAGAGAGGCAGCGAAAATTGTTTCGAAAGGTGGCAAAGCTCGAGGCTAGAAACGCTcctgttcgaaaccttctCAA CTCTATAAAGGAGAAGATCCGGAGTCATGAAAGAGACCGGACTCGCGGCCAAGCGGCAACTCAGGATAAATTCAAACAGATGCAGCGAAAATGGAAGGAAAACACCACATTA GAAATCGAAGCCGACAAGTTGAACTCGCAGATTGAGGGTTTGGAAGTCGAAGAGCAACGCCGAGCGAACCGAATCAAGCAAATGGAGTCTAAACTTGCCGAGTTCGAAGAAGACTACAGAAAAGAAGTGAAGACGGAGAACTTAGAGGACTTGTTGGCTGAACTC AAACAAGTCAACAACAAGCGTCGCGAAGTTGAGGATCGTATCCGCGAACTCTCACCACAACAGGAAACTATCTTCACGGGCCAGTCACTGGCAAAGATGACGATCACTGGCCTTCAGGACAG ATTGAAACAGTTGGATAGTGAAGATGGCCGGAAGTTAGCTCACCTAAGGAGGTGGGATTCAGATTGCCATGACACCGTAATGTGGATCAGACGGAATAGAGAGAAGTTCAAGATGGACATCATTGAGCCCCCTTACCTTTCCCTCACTGTCAAAGATCAGAGATATGCCGCCGCCGTTGAAGCATGCTTTGGAAGCCTTCAACTCAGG ACATTTGTCGCTCAATGCCGTGAAGATTACGACCTCCTGAATAACTCGATCAATGAAGAGAACAGTGCCCTGGGCCGAAAGGTGCGAGTTGCGACTTGGTTCCGGGATCACGATCAAATCCAACTCGTTCCTCCACCAATGACACCAGAAGAG ATGCGTGAAATGGGGTTTGAAGGATACGCCATCGACATAGTAGACTGCCCTGAAGGTCTCAGAACTTACTTGAAGGCGGAACTGCAGTTACATCGTGTG GCGATTTCCCTTAGCCAAAGTATCGATGTGGAGAAAGCAATGGATTTAGTTGCTCGGCCACTTCCCAGTTGGCCCGGTGGAGCCAACTTCATAACGGGTTCGATCCTTCATCAAGTTACGCGATCGCGATATGGAAGACACGCACGCTCGAACGCCACAGTCAATATCGCTCCTGCGAGAAATCTCAGCGCTCAAGCAGGGGAGTCTT TTGACATTGAACAAAAGCGAAAAATAGAATCTGACATACAAGAGCAACAAATAAAGCTGAAAGATCTAGAAGAAGAGCACCAGAAGGTTGCTGAACAACGACGAGCCCTCGACTTAGAACATACTGAGCAGCAAAGGGAGAAG GCTGCTCTCGACAGGCGGAAAGATGCGATCAGAGAAGAGAGGATGCGTAAGGAAGCTCTCAGACCTAAAATCG ATCGATTAAAGGTACAACTGAGGAATGAAAAGGATAAACCCACGGCCGATGCAGAACGGAAGCGGGTCCGCCGCGAAATGGCCAAAATTGCAAAGAGGAGAACGAGCCTTGCCAACGAGCATCTG AACTTGGCACGCGACGTGATCGCCGAGCAGACGGCGGCGACACGGGCTGGCCTCGAGAACATGCAGCTCGAGGCCAACAAGGCCGTTCTGGAGCAATTGTGTCAAAAGAAGGACGAAAAGCACAGGAAGACTCTGGACGAGTTTCATGAAG CTGATGCCGAATATACCAGGATCAAAGCAGAGTCGAAAGTCGCCCTTGAAATCGCCCGTGATGCTCACGAGCAAGCCAAAGAAGAGCATAAACAGCTCTACAAGGAGACCGAGGCCAAAAGAGCTGCGTACAAGGCAGCGTTGAAGGAGGCTCAGCGTAACGGAACTGAGCCTCCGTCTGATGAAGGTATCGATCTCCGAACAGTAGACGATCTCGAAGCTGCGCTGGAAGAGCAACACGCTCAACTGGAGCTGATTACCAAGACAAATTCGGGTGTAGTAGAACAATACGAAAAGCGTAAGCGGGAC ATCGAGCAATCCGAAGGCATCCTAGAAAAGAAGAATCGGGATGCTCAAGCTGTCGAGAAAACCATCAATTCAACGAAG TCGAAATGGCTGCCAGCCTTACAAGAGCTGGTCGATAACATTGGAGAGAAATTCTCTGCGGCCTTTGAAC gcATCGGCTGTGCCGGTGAAATTCGGATCCGTGAGGACGACGACTACGACAGATGGGCTATCGACATTCTCGTGAAGTTCAGGGATCACGAGAAGCTTTCAATTCTGACTGGTCAGCGGCAATCTGGTGGAGAGCGTTCACTCACCACTATTTTGTATTTGATGAGCTTGACCGAGGAGGCCAGAACCCCGTTCTCTCTCGTCGATGAAATCAACCAG GGAATGGATCAACGAGCTGAACGTGTGGTTCACAACAGCATGGTAGAGGTGACCTGCAAAGATACTGCTGGCCAATACTTCCTGATCACACCCAAGCTCCTTCCCGATCTCAACTATCACGAGCGCATGAAAGTCCTCTGTGTCGCCAATGGCGAGTGGCTCCCCGAAGAAACTGGAATGGGGAACTTGAAATCACTGATCGAAGGATATGTCCATCATAAACGAGGGGACACGTCGAAGAGCCACTAA